A part of Thermotoga petrophila RKU-1 genomic DNA contains:
- a CDS encoding flagellin yields MRINHNISALNAWRNIDQTQYSMSKTLERLSSGLRINRAGDDAAGLAISEKMRGQIKGLNMAIKNAQDAISLIQTAEGALTEVHSILQRMRELAVQAASDTNTNVDREQIQKEIDQLREEIDRIARTTEFNTKKLLDGKLEGFRSQVDAKVVTGGNINVQLGTVSSKAVEGTYVIEVGQFNGTETSQLDVKITLFTAGGYSSTVVTITAGSATLGGITFKWDTNVLSINDFGGALPKNEVVDSAVVRVEAIYTAASQLIFQIGANEGHNMVAGIDNMSASALGLTTISLKVTTQDAAERAIMVVDAAIHRVSTARAALGAIQNRLEHTISNLGVAAENLTAAESRIRDADMAKEMMEFTKQQILLQSSMAMLAQSNTLPQNVLQLMR; encoded by the coding sequence ATGAGGATCAATCACAACATCAGTGCGTTGAACGCTTGGAGAAACATTGATCAGACCCAGTACAGCATGAGCAAGACACTCGAGAGACTCTCCTCTGGTTTGAGGATCAACAGGGCAGGAGACGACGCAGCAGGACTTGCCATCAGCGAAAAGATGAGAGGTCAGATCAAAGGTCTCAACATGGCGATCAAAAACGCTCAAGACGCCATCTCTCTGATCCAGACTGCAGAAGGAGCTCTCACAGAGGTTCACTCGATCCTTCAGAGAATGAGAGAACTTGCAGTTCAGGCAGCGTCTGACACCAACACAAACGTTGATAGAGAACAGATCCAGAAGGAAATCGATCAGCTCAGAGAAGAAATCGACAGAATCGCAAGAACAACAGAGTTCAACACTAAAAAGCTTCTCGATGGAAAACTGGAAGGTTTCAGAAGCCAGGTTGATGCAAAAGTTGTTACCGGTGGAAATATAAATGTTCAGCTTGGAACAGTTTCCAGCAAAGCAGTTGAGGGAACATACGTCATCGAAGTAGGACAGTTTAATGGAACTGAAACTTCACAACTTGATGTCAAGATAACCCTGTTCACCGCTGGTGGTTATTCTAGCACAGTTGTAACCATAACTGCAGGTTCAGCAACACTTGGAGGTATCACCTTCAAATGGGATACGAATGTTCTCAGCATTAACGACTTTGGTGGAGCCCTACCGAAAAACGAAGTAGTCGACAGCGCAGTTGTCAGAGTAGAAGCTATCTACACAGCTGCTTCACAGCTCATTTTCCAAATCGGAGCGAACGAAGGACACAACATGGTTGCAGGAATTGACAACATGAGTGCATCAGCACTCGGATTGACAACAATTTCCCTCAAAGTTACCACTCAAGATGCGGCGGAAAGAGCAATCATGGTTGTGGACGCTGCGATTCACAGGGTGAGCACGGCAAGGGCAGCGCTTGGTGCCATTCAGAACAGGCTCGAACACACCATCTCCAACCTTGGAGTTGCAGCAGAAAACCTCACAGCAGCAGAATCCAGAATCAGAGACGCAGACATGGCAAAAGAGATGATGGAGTTCACCAAACAGCAGATACTCCTGCAGTCCAGTATGGCAATGCTCGCTCAGTCCAACACACTCCCGCAGAACGTCCTCCAGTTGATGAGATAA
- a CDS encoding glycosyltransferase has protein sequence MRKCLLSVAMIVKDEEHNIRRALESIKDVVDEIVVVDTGSTDRTPEIVREYTDKLYFHEWKNDFSEARNFSLKFPTCEWVLILDADEEASEEFRQNIRSFLESLPKDVNTVYLPTVSYLDWDFKKTEIASTPRIFRNGTVYYQNIVHNQAVYKPKVVHAPFVIYHYGYIWTRKLKKKKYERTATLIREQLKTVKNPIEKIYYLVQLYKTEKTGGRKHEENRIAWETLQEIMKVGKIPPIGLEFLYIFGMELILNGFLEKGEELIDTAIKTFPENPDPYFAKLAIYERRKDWENLYQWGKKFLDVLNKALSQAEKYEFTITTIKEIGTAHLLMCHACIKLKKWDEAYEHLLKAIESNIDESKFILTLQIVSEIGEREDFQKVLKLVEKIAEHSENLFFDEIVEKIAEFEIEASEELLNKLSVSRKISKLILKRLIEKKDLLFEYLTDGDINSFVEKTGIPGLLFIFDLLKNRETEGRLIRILSKIEGDEKLNGIVQALIGDLYLKLGNFSEAISRYRKALELVPEIAKFIKPVIEDLKTRLDSDIEGVYEELCRYFSGYREFPFNILEFAKEDAEKLYLISDHPLAIYTSAVAVFPKGKEKARALLERIKEVSKLPFYYYRLAKTWQEENPSKAFELHIKAVEENENLGDIVLGRYKYNGLYPNQTLPFMKKEDEIVWVGNITEKFSGLGVIHPVRAWKRKENFYYALPHPTDEALKLYKEREKEILKEPPFKVKEEHMIGVLLESDIRDLRIKGEASGLESILKDLEIELKEDSKNLLVVSGVEETLDLSKIAEDAERVLLFFFVPDLRDRNNSVWYYPAFRVLRTTHQMKKTLEDLRFSVVKVKALDKNLRFIEALRRL, from the coding sequence ATGAGAAAGTGCCTGCTTTCTGTAGCTATGATAGTGAAAGACGAAGAACACAACATAAGAAGAGCCCTTGAAAGTATCAAAGACGTCGTAGATGAAATCGTGGTGGTCGACACGGGATCTACAGACAGAACACCAGAGATCGTAAGAGAATACACGGACAAACTCTACTTCCACGAGTGGAAAAACGATTTCTCTGAAGCAAGAAACTTCTCTTTGAAATTTCCCACCTGCGAGTGGGTCCTTATTCTGGACGCCGACGAAGAAGCTTCAGAAGAGTTCAGACAAAACATCAGAAGTTTTCTGGAAAGCCTTCCAAAAGACGTGAACACCGTGTATCTTCCCACAGTGAGTTATCTTGATTGGGACTTCAAAAAAACTGAAATAGCCTCAACTCCTAGAATCTTCAGAAACGGTACTGTTTATTATCAAAATATTGTGCACAACCAAGCCGTTTACAAACCAAAGGTGGTGCATGCACCATTTGTAATTTATCATTACGGCTACATCTGGACAAGAAAGCTCAAAAAGAAAAAGTATGAACGAACAGCGACGCTGATCAGGGAACAACTAAAAACTGTGAAAAATCCCATTGAAAAGATATATTACCTTGTTCAGCTCTACAAAACAGAGAAAACAGGTGGCAGAAAACATGAGGAAAACAGAATTGCATGGGAAACTCTGCAGGAAATAATGAAGGTTGGGAAAATACCTCCAATAGGTCTGGAGTTTCTTTATATATTCGGAATGGAGCTGATTTTGAACGGATTTCTCGAAAAAGGAGAAGAGCTTATAGATACTGCTATAAAAACTTTTCCAGAAAATCCAGATCCCTATTTTGCAAAGCTTGCTATCTATGAGAGAAGAAAAGACTGGGAAAATCTCTATCAATGGGGAAAGAAATTTCTCGATGTTTTAAATAAAGCTCTATCGCAGGCTGAAAAGTATGAATTCACCATCACAACTATAAAAGAAATAGGAACAGCTCATCTTCTCATGTGCCATGCTTGTATAAAGCTTAAAAAATGGGATGAAGCCTATGAACATCTACTGAAAGCAATCGAAAGTAATATAGATGAGTCTAAATTCATCCTCACACTCCAAATTGTTTCAGAGATAGGCGAAAGAGAAGACTTCCAAAAGGTACTTAAATTGGTAGAAAAGATCGCTGAACACTCTGAAAATCTGTTTTTCGATGAAATAGTTGAGAAAATCGCAGAATTTGAGATAGAAGCATCCGAAGAACTTTTGAACAAACTGTCCGTTTCAAGAAAAATCTCCAAACTCATTTTGAAAAGATTAATAGAAAAAAAGGATCTCCTGTTCGAATACCTGACAGACGGTGATATTAACTCCTTTGTGGAAAAAACAGGTATCCCCGGACTTCTTTTCATTTTCGATCTTTTGAAGAATAGGGAAACAGAAGGAAGGCTCATCAGAATTCTCTCGAAGATAGAAGGCGATGAAAAGCTAAACGGTATCGTACAGGCTCTCATCGGTGACCTGTATCTGAAACTTGGAAACTTCTCAGAAGCCATCTCGAGGTACAGAAAGGCGCTGGAACTGGTACCAGAGATAGCAAAATTTATAAAACCCGTGATAGAAGATCTGAAAACAAGGCTCGATTCGGACATAGAAGGAGTCTACGAGGAACTGTGCAGATACTTCTCCGGCTACAGAGAGTTCCCGTTCAACATTCTTGAATTTGCAAAAGAAGACGCAGAAAAACTGTATCTCATCTCTGATCACCCACTCGCCATCTACACCTCGGCGGTGGCTGTGTTTCCAAAAGGCAAAGAAAAAGCAAGAGCGCTTCTTGAAAGAATAAAGGAAGTCTCAAAACTTCCATTCTACTACTACCGCCTCGCAAAGACATGGCAAGAAGAAAATCCATCGAAAGCTTTCGAACTTCACATAAAAGCAGTAGAAGAAAACGAAAACCTGGGAGACATAGTACTTGGAAGATACAAATACAACGGGCTTTATCCAAATCAGACTCTTCCGTTCATGAAAAAAGAAGACGAAATCGTCTGGGTAGGAAACATAACAGAGAAATTCTCCGGCCTTGGTGTGATCCACCCTGTCAGGGCTTGGAAGAGAAAAGAAAACTTCTACTACGCACTTCCACATCCTACAGATGAAGCTCTGAAGCTCTACAAAGAAAGGGAAAAAGAAATCCTGAAGGAACCTCCATTCAAAGTGAAAGAAGAGCACATGATAGGGGTTCTCCTGGAAAGCGATATAAGAGACCTGAGAATCAAAGGGGAAGCTTCTGGTCTTGAATCCATTCTGAAAGATCTGGAAATAGAACTGAAAGAAGACTCCAAAAACCTCCTTGTTGTTTCTGGTGTTGAAGAGACTCTCGATCTGAGTAAAATTGCTGAAGATGCTGAAAGGGTTCTTCTTTTCTTCTTCGTTCCTGATCTGAGAGATAGAAATAACTCTGTTTGGTATTATCCTGCTTTTAGAGTATTGAGAACCACCCATCAAATGAAGAAAACTCTGGAAGATTTGAGATTCTCCGTTGTTAAAGTGAAAGCACTTGATAAAAACCTCAGGTTCATTGAAGCCTTAAGGAGGCTCTGA
- a CDS encoding glycosyltransferase, which produces MDIFEEIRKKIEQKEFSKAKEMAEKIEDEVEKYNSLGIIHYYEGKVSEALEFFKKALDINPVHDDALFNYSKVLFEKGEYFESWRYLTRINNKTWEVYDMLGDTQLKQNNPAMALYYYKKAAELSNIPEMKEKYQILKDQFKKDVKLAIFCLPGLDNFIKDIAQILSNIYDVKLVVTTDVRQIQEAYNWADIVWLEWANEMAVEVTNKLPKDGKKILCRLHSYEALANYPEKINWKNVDKLILVAEHIERILRDYHSEVYKQVKDKIVIVPNGLDLNRLKFKVRQPGFNIAVVAHINHKKDPAMWLQIIGMLRKIDERYTLHIAGDFQEIRYANYFKHFIKDAGLEKNVKLYGWVEDVNAFLEDKNYLLSTSIHESFGYNIAEAMAKGIKPIIHNYAGAKTQWPDDLVFNFIDEVIRIVTSRDYNSEKYRSFVEKNCSLEKQITSILSIVQLQDNNRTKNKSIHKKSTTDTENSFAKIWKEYSKIDSFTIMNDLPGKSLRSEFVSLLERFFILNKARILEVGTGTGAFSIELALREADVTGIDIDPTSIELAIRISKDYNVENVEFKVGDGFKLTESFKPQEFDIAFNMGVVEHFKDDDIIKMLKQMGEVAKFVVVGVPYSGSFVYKTAKETAQKLGAWEYGFERDFLTLEPLIRRAGLIPLHEEVIGVLAEPFYLRRINPEWVPLKIAENLQKYFQGEKVGSWLICFATKWPGYADEFLKLDDHKKIKFESTQISLLTVPKPLVSIVIPVLNGANYVKRLVDNIKRIDYENFEVVLVDDGSTDGTADLFERLIKGEPKLREKILIIRNKENVGTFHSRLIGVKHSQGSFVFFHDIDDLVYSKGVKKLLDDLLNFPNKKTLLTVTNALMSGEQFNGEIWCSNFYKNKEELFVSEITSLSGKFSIIDTLIERIPLQKAYEELAEVLHKVGIIKMTIAEDTILADYLLLEHFVEKMIPTFYTFLGYEVGNLQSSSKNFWKGSNRFPYKSLSSW; this is translated from the coding sequence ATGGACATCTTTGAAGAGATAAGAAAAAAGATTGAACAAAAAGAATTCTCGAAAGCAAAAGAAATGGCTGAAAAAATAGAAGATGAAGTGGAAAAATACAACTCACTTGGAATCATACACTACTACGAAGGTAAAGTCAGCGAAGCGCTTGAGTTTTTCAAAAAAGCCCTCGATATCAATCCAGTTCACGATGATGCTCTTTTCAACTACTCGAAGGTGCTCTTCGAAAAGGGAGAATACTTTGAATCCTGGAGATATTTGACGAGGATCAACAACAAAACGTGGGAAGTCTACGACATGCTCGGAGACACACAGCTGAAACAGAACAATCCAGCGATGGCTCTTTATTATTACAAAAAGGCAGCAGAACTTTCCAACATACCGGAAATGAAAGAAAAATACCAAATCCTGAAAGACCAGTTCAAAAAAGACGTAAAGCTTGCCATATTCTGCCTTCCTGGTCTGGACAACTTCATAAAGGATATAGCTCAGATTTTGTCGAACATCTACGATGTGAAGCTTGTTGTTACAACAGATGTCAGACAGATCCAGGAAGCTTACAACTGGGCGGATATCGTTTGGCTCGAATGGGCGAACGAAATGGCAGTGGAGGTAACAAATAAGCTTCCAAAGGATGGGAAAAAAATTCTTTGTCGACTTCACAGCTATGAAGCATTGGCCAATTACCCTGAAAAAATAAATTGGAAAAACGTCGATAAATTGATTCTTGTTGCAGAACATATAGAACGTATCCTTCGAGATTACCATTCTGAAGTTTACAAGCAAGTAAAAGACAAGATAGTAATTGTTCCAAACGGTCTTGATCTGAACAGACTTAAGTTCAAAGTTAGACAACCCGGATTCAACATAGCAGTTGTGGCTCACATCAATCATAAAAAAGATCCTGCTATGTGGCTTCAAATTATAGGCATGTTGAGAAAAATTGATGAAAGATACACTTTACACATAGCTGGGGATTTTCAGGAAATAAGGTACGCTAATTATTTCAAACACTTCATAAAGGACGCAGGCCTTGAAAAGAACGTAAAACTCTACGGCTGGGTCGAGGACGTGAACGCTTTTCTTGAAGATAAAAATTATCTGCTTTCAACGAGTATTCATGAAAGCTTCGGGTACAACATTGCTGAAGCGATGGCAAAAGGGATAAAACCTATTATACATAACTACGCTGGGGCAAAGACGCAGTGGCCAGATGATCTTGTATTTAACTTTATCGACGAAGTAATTCGAATTGTAACCAGCAGAGATTACAACTCAGAGAAATATAGATCGTTTGTCGAAAAAAACTGTTCTCTTGAGAAGCAAATTACATCAATATTGAGCATTGTCCAACTTCAAGATAACAACAGAACAAAAAATAAATCAATCCATAAGAAATCAACCACAGACACAGAGAATAGTTTCGCGAAAATATGGAAAGAGTATAGTAAAATTGATTCTTTCACGATCATGAACGATCTTCCAGGAAAAAGTCTTAGATCAGAATTCGTAAGTTTATTAGAGCGCTTTTTTATTCTCAATAAAGCACGGATTTTAGAAGTCGGAACTGGAACAGGGGCGTTCTCAATTGAACTTGCACTCAGAGAAGCAGATGTCACTGGTATAGACATCGATCCTACTTCCATCGAACTAGCAATCAGGATAAGCAAGGATTATAATGTTGAAAACGTTGAATTCAAAGTAGGTGATGGTTTCAAACTAACAGAATCGTTCAAACCACAGGAGTTTGATATTGCTTTCAACATGGGAGTGGTTGAACACTTTAAAGATGACGACATAATCAAAATGTTAAAGCAGATGGGTGAAGTTGCGAAATTCGTTGTAGTAGGCGTTCCGTACAGTGGTTCGTTTGTTTACAAAACAGCAAAAGAAACCGCTCAAAAACTTGGTGCCTGGGAATATGGTTTTGAAAGAGATTTTTTAACCTTGGAACCTCTTATCAGACGAGCAGGTTTGATCCCTCTTCATGAAGAAGTAATAGGAGTTCTGGCAGAACCGTTTTACCTGAGAAGGATAAATCCAGAGTGGGTACCTTTAAAAATAGCTGAGAATTTGCAAAAATATTTTCAAGGTGAAAAAGTTGGTTCATGGCTGATTTGTTTTGCAACAAAATGGCCAGGTTACGCAGATGAATTTCTGAAATTAGATGATCACAAGAAAATAAAGTTTGAAAGCACACAAATAAGCTTATTAACTGTCCCCAAGCCGCTGGTTTCTATTGTTATACCTGTTTTGAACGGAGCAAATTATGTAAAAAGACTCGTGGATAATATTAAACGGATCGATTATGAGAATTTCGAAGTTGTATTAGTTGACGATGGTTCAACTGATGGAACAGCTGATTTATTTGAAAGGCTCATAAAAGGAGAACCTAAGTTACGAGAGAAGATTTTGATAATTAGAAATAAAGAAAACGTTGGAACCTTTCACTCAAGATTGATAGGCGTTAAACACAGCCAAGGATCATTTGTTTTCTTTCATGATATTGATGATCTTGTTTACTCCAAAGGAGTCAAAAAACTTCTGGATGATTTGTTGAATTTTCCGAACAAAAAAACATTACTCACTGTAACAAATGCTTTGATGTCAGGAGAACAGTTCAATGGAGAAATTTGGTGTAGTAATTTTTACAAAAACAAAGAAGAATTGTTTGTTTCAGAAATCACTTCTCTTTCAGGGAAATTTTCGATAATAGACACTCTTATAGAACGTATCCCTCTTCAAAAAGCTTATGAAGAACTTGCCGAAGTTCTTCATAAAGTAGGAATAATAAAAATGACGATTGCCGAGGATACAATTCTTGCCGATTATCTTTTATTGGAGCATTTTGTGGAAAAAATGATTCCTACTTTCTACACTTTCCTGGGCTATGAGGTCGGTAACTTACAATCGAGCTCAAAAAACTTTTGGAAAGGATCAAACAGATTCCCATACAAATCTCTTTCCTCATGGTAA
- a CDS encoding FprA family A-type flavoprotein produces the protein MPKIWTERIFDDPEIYVLRIDDDRIRYFEAVWEIPEGISYNAYLVKLNGANVLIDGWKGNYAKEFIDALSKIVDPKEITHIIVNHTEPDHSGSLPATLKTIGHDVEIIASNFGKRLLEGFYGIKDVTVVKDGEEREIGGKKFKFVMTPWLHWPDTMVTYLDGILFGCDVGGGYLLPEILDDSNESVVERYLPHVTKYIVTVIGHYKNYILEGAEKLSSLEIKALLPGHGLIWKKDPQRLLNHYVSVAKGDPKKGKVTVIYDSMYGFVENVMKKAIDSLKEKGFTPVVYKFSDEERPAISEILKDIPDSEALIFGVSTYEAEIHPLMRFTFLEIIDKANYEKPVLVFGVHGWAPSVERTAGELLKETKFRILSFTEIKGSNMDEKKIEEAISLLKKELG, from the coding sequence ATGCCAAAAATCTGGACTGAAAGGATCTTCGACGATCCGGAAATCTACGTTTTGAGGATAGATGATGACCGAATAAGATACTTCGAAGCGGTCTGGGAAATACCCGAAGGGATCAGCTACAACGCATATCTTGTGAAGCTGAATGGTGCAAACGTTCTGATAGACGGCTGGAAGGGAAACTACGCAAAAGAGTTCATCGACGCTCTGTCCAAGATCGTTGATCCCAAAGAAATCACGCACATCATCGTGAACCACACCGAGCCGGACCACAGCGGATCTCTCCCCGCAACACTCAAAACGATTGGACACGATGTGGAAATAATCGCTTCAAACTTTGGAAAAAGACTACTCGAAGGATTCTACGGCATAAAAGACGTGACTGTCGTGAAGGATGGAGAAGAGAGAGAAATCGGAGGGAAAAAATTCAAATTCGTCATGACTCCCTGGCTTCACTGGCCCGACACGATGGTGACGTATCTTGATGGAATTCTTTTCGGCTGTGATGTGGGCGGTGGATACCTGCTCCCAGAGATCCTGGACGACTCAAACGAGAGCGTTGTGGAAAGATACCTTCCCCACGTCACAAAGTACATCGTCACAGTGATAGGACATTACAAGAATTACATCCTCGAAGGTGCGGAAAAGCTCTCCAGTCTGGAGATAAAGGCGCTCCTTCCAGGGCACGGACTGATTTGGAAGAAAGATCCTCAGAGACTTTTGAATCACTACGTAAGCGTTGCGAAGGGAGATCCGAAAAAAGGAAAGGTCACGGTGATCTACGATTCCATGTACGGCTTCGTCGAGAACGTGATGAAGAAGGCGATCGACTCTCTCAAGGAGAAAGGTTTCACACCGGTTGTGTACAAATTCTCCGACGAAGAGAGACCCGCGATCAGCGAGATCCTGAAAGACATCCCGGACAGTGAAGCACTGATTTTCGGTGTTTCCACCTACGAAGCAGAGATACATCCGCTCATGAGATTCACCTTCCTTGAGATAATAGATAAAGCGAACTACGAAAAACCCGTCCTCGTTTTTGGAGTGCACGGCTGGGCTCCATCCGTTGAAAGAACAGCGGGAGAGCTTTTGAAAGAAACGAAGTTCAGAATTCTCTCTTTCACGGAGATAAAAGGTTCAAACATGGATGAGAAGAAGATCGAAGAGGCGATATCTCTCCTCAAAAAAGAACTGGGGTGA
- a CDS encoding NAD(P)/FAD-dependent oxidoreductase — MKVVIVGNGPGGVELAKQLSEEHEVTIVERETVPYYTKPMLSHYVAGLAEEKSLFPYPIDWYEKKGIKLLLGTTAKRIDAEKKVLETDRGNFEYDVLVLATGAKPRALKIPGWERMYTLRTIKDAKRLKEAVEREKDLLIIGGGFIGLEIAGNLSKRGIKVRVVEKMTRLMGLDEELTERIKGELEKHGVEFYLGRDVERIENDVLVTDKEEIPARVILCSIGIVPEVSLAKESGLDVNKGILVDKTFRTSKPDIYAIGDCAEHEGIICGTAKAAMAHAKVLANTLKGIPDEYDFHFRSSYFKFGDFPIAIVGELTDRGEWIDSETKSFYRDEKIVGVVVLSDVRKAREWEERLRSTR, encoded by the coding sequence GTGAAAGTAGTGATCGTTGGAAACGGCCCCGGCGGGGTTGAACTCGCAAAACAGCTTTCAGAAGAACACGAGGTCACCATCGTGGAAAGAGAAACGGTGCCCTACTACACAAAACCCATGCTCAGCCATTACGTCGCGGGACTGGCGGAAGAAAAAAGTCTCTTTCCCTATCCGATCGACTGGTACGAAAAAAAGGGAATAAAACTCCTTCTTGGCACAACCGCAAAGAGAATAGACGCAGAAAAGAAAGTTCTCGAAACAGACAGAGGAAACTTTGAGTACGACGTCCTCGTTCTCGCAACGGGTGCAAAGCCAAGAGCCCTCAAAATACCCGGCTGGGAGCGAATGTACACTCTGAGGACGATAAAAGATGCAAAAAGACTGAAAGAAGCAGTGGAAAGAGAGAAGGATCTTCTCATCATCGGCGGAGGATTCATCGGTCTTGAAATCGCAGGAAATCTGTCGAAGCGAGGAATCAAGGTGAGAGTGGTTGAGAAGATGACCCGTCTCATGGGTCTGGACGAAGAACTGACAGAGAGAATAAAAGGAGAGCTCGAAAAACACGGAGTGGAGTTTTACCTCGGCAGGGACGTGGAGAGAATAGAAAACGATGTTCTCGTCACAGACAAAGAAGAGATACCGGCGAGGGTGATTCTCTGCTCCATAGGAATTGTCCCGGAGGTGTCGCTCGCAAAGGAGAGCGGACTCGATGTGAACAAAGGCATCTTGGTGGACAAAACGTTCAGAACCTCAAAACCTGACATATATGCCATTGGAGACTGCGCAGAGCACGAAGGCATCATCTGTGGAACGGCGAAAGCCGCTATGGCACACGCGAAAGTTTTGGCAAACACGTTGAAGGGCATACCCGATGAGTACGATTTCCACTTCAGATCTTCTTACTTCAAGTTCGGAGACTTTCCTATAGCCATAGTTGGAGAGCTCACAGACAGAGGAGAGTGGATCGACAGCGAAACAAAGTCTTTCTACAGAGACGAAAAAATCGTCGGTGTGGTCGTTCTCTCCGACGTGAGAAAAGCCAGGGAGTGGGAGGAAAGACTAAGAAGCACGCGATGA
- the ubiE gene encoding bifunctional demethylmenaquinone methyltransferase/2-methoxy-6-polyprenyl-1,4-benzoquinol methylase UbiE, translated as MKLFDRIAERYDLLNRIISFGMDTKWRKRVVELILEVNPEKVLDLATGTGDVARLLKRKAPHLEITGLDSSSKMLEIAEKRLKDGEFIVGDAHNLPFYDRSFDAITVAFGFRNFSDRRKVLRECRRVLKRKGRLVILELLPPNTKRFTGKIYSFYLKTWVPFVGGLFSGDFHAYRYLSTSVLNFLTPDQIVEMMKEEGFEVSFEPLFFSVAGIFIGDLIW; from the coding sequence ATGAAACTCTTCGACAGAATAGCGGAAAGGTACGATCTTTTGAACAGGATTATCTCTTTTGGTATGGATACAAAATGGAGAAAACGGGTAGTGGAACTCATCCTTGAGGTGAATCCAGAAAAGGTCCTCGATCTTGCCACAGGAACCGGAGATGTAGCCAGACTCCTGAAAAGAAAAGCACCGCATCTCGAAATCACAGGCCTGGATTCTTCATCGAAGATGCTGGAAATAGCAGAAAAGAGATTGAAAGATGGAGAGTTCATCGTAGGAGACGCTCACAATCTTCCTTTCTACGATAGAAGTTTCGATGCCATCACCGTGGCTTTCGGCTTCAGAAATTTCTCAGACAGAAGAAAAGTCCTGAGAGAGTGCAGAAGAGTTCTCAAAAGAAAGGGAAGGTTGGTGATCCTTGAACTCCTTCCACCTAACACCAAAAGATTCACGGGAAAGATCTACTCTTTTTATTTGAAGACCTGGGTTCCATTCGTTGGGGGTCTTTTCAGTGGGGATTTCCATGCCTACAGGTACCTCTCCACCTCAGTCCTCAACTTCCTGACACCGGATCAAATAGTGGAGATGATGAAAGAAGAAGGCTTCGAGGTGAGTTTTGAACCTCTTTTCTTCTCTGTAGCGGGAATTTTCATCGGCGATTTGATTTGGTGA